The Roseimicrobium gellanilyticum genome includes a region encoding these proteins:
- a CDS encoding universal stress protein, translated as MKTYQHILVGVDFSPGSRAALHAAARIASPGKTPVTVMHVIDPKLAESMKEAHHWNDLDLFQHVDKTVVDFIADAGVPSDHLRIELDVGNAFQALIGARHRLDADLIVLGTRGSEHGPNDIGSVASKCMRKAPADVLLVREGMDGPFRHITACVDLSETSAKAVTAARNVAELDGAMLDCLLINQSVLALTMDYNGFAPPLTAVDPQGLAHWEHEMDGFLRPLMRTAPSTLTWNSFVKDRANVREGILEHMNLTKTDLVVLGTRGKTNLRTLLIGTTAEKVVTHAPCSMLTVKPDGFELPIEMQVETSGLQETKDEHESAFPPATVPMA; from the coding sequence ATGAAGACCTACCAGCACATCCTTGTTGGGGTCGATTTTTCACCAGGAAGCCGTGCCGCCCTGCATGCGGCTGCGCGCATCGCCTCCCCTGGCAAGACCCCAGTCACTGTCATGCATGTGATCGATCCGAAGCTGGCCGAGTCCATGAAGGAAGCGCATCACTGGAATGATCTCGACCTTTTCCAGCACGTCGATAAGACAGTGGTGGATTTCATCGCAGATGCCGGCGTCCCTTCCGACCATCTGCGCATTGAACTAGATGTTGGCAATGCCTTCCAGGCGCTCATCGGCGCCCGGCACCGCCTCGATGCAGACCTCATCGTCTTGGGGACACGTGGTTCTGAGCATGGGCCCAATGATATCGGTTCGGTGGCCAGCAAGTGCATGCGCAAGGCTCCTGCAGACGTGCTGCTGGTGCGTGAGGGCATGGATGGTCCATTCCGCCACATCACTGCCTGCGTGGATCTTTCCGAGACCTCGGCCAAGGCAGTCACTGCCGCACGCAACGTGGCAGAGCTGGATGGCGCCATGCTGGACTGCCTCCTCATCAATCAATCCGTGCTGGCGCTCACCATGGACTACAACGGATTTGCCCCGCCTCTCACAGCTGTGGATCCGCAGGGCCTTGCGCATTGGGAGCACGAGATGGATGGATTCCTCCGGCCCCTGATGCGTACGGCACCAAGCACCCTGACATGGAACTCCTTCGTGAAGGATCGGGCGAATGTACGGGAAGGCATCCTCGAGCACATGAACCTTACCAAGACAGATCTGGTGGTGCTCGGAACCCGGGGGAAGACCAACCTGCGCACCCTGCTGATCGGCACCACCGCCGAGAAGGTGGTGACACATGCTCCGTGCTCCATGCTTACCGTAAAGCCGGATGGCTTTGAGCTTCCTATTGAAATGCAGGTCGAGACGTCCGGCCTCCAGGAAACGAAGGACGAGCACGAGAGTGCCTTCCCTCCAGCCACGGTGCCGATGGCATAG
- a CDS encoding magnesium transporter CorA family protein, with translation MIRLITEQGQLIDWQDQKPHPLPDNLVFLDLLNPARAEELEAEQWLEYQLPTREEMQEIEESSRLYSEKGALYMTAWVPVGLDTPVPETSAITFVVSPDTLTTVRYADPMAWRVIADQVRRQHTLPLSSDAVFLTLLEAIVARIADTLQNVEADLRRIAMEIFRVNPNKTSGGESQCDLNEVIKLLGRHNSLVANLRECLVSIARMLQYFLNNAAPWMKGELAALFRSVARDVKSLDDYTNQQTQEMSFLLDSTLGLINIQQNQIIKIFTVASVLFMPPTLIASIYGMNVGLPIAENPIAFWAVMIIIVLSAILPIVFFKKKKLL, from the coding sequence ATGATCCGCCTCATCACAGAGCAGGGACAGCTCATCGACTGGCAGGACCAGAAGCCCCATCCCCTGCCGGACAACCTGGTCTTTCTTGATTTGCTCAACCCTGCCAGGGCGGAGGAACTGGAAGCGGAACAGTGGCTGGAGTACCAGCTCCCCACGCGGGAAGAGATGCAGGAGATCGAGGAGTCCTCGCGACTGTATTCGGAGAAGGGGGCACTCTACATGACGGCATGGGTGCCGGTGGGGTTGGACACGCCCGTACCCGAGACCTCCGCGATCACCTTCGTCGTGAGTCCGGACACGCTCACCACCGTGCGCTATGCGGACCCCATGGCCTGGCGCGTGATTGCCGACCAAGTCCGCCGTCAGCATACCCTTCCGCTCAGCAGTGACGCCGTATTCCTCACGTTGCTGGAGGCCATTGTCGCACGCATCGCAGATACCTTGCAGAATGTGGAGGCGGACTTGCGCCGCATCGCGATGGAAATCTTCCGCGTGAATCCGAACAAGACCTCCGGCGGCGAGAGTCAATGTGACCTCAATGAAGTCATCAAGCTGCTCGGCCGCCACAACAGTCTCGTGGCAAATCTTCGCGAGTGCCTGGTCAGCATCGCCCGCATGCTGCAGTACTTCCTAAACAACGCCGCCCCCTGGATGAAGGGCGAACTGGCCGCGCTCTTCCGCAGCGTGGCGCGCGACGTGAAGAGCCTCGACGACTACACGAACCAGCAAACGCAGGAGATGAGCTTCCTGCTGGATAGCACGCTGGGCCTGATCAACATCCAGCAGAACCAGATCATCAAAATCTTCACCGTGGCCAGCGTGCTCTTCATGCCTCCCACGCTGATCGCGAGCATCTACGGGATGAACGTGGGTTTGCCGATTGCAGAGAATCCCATCGCATTCTGGGCCGTGATGATCATCATCGTTCTCTCCGCCATCCTGCCCATCGTCTTCTTCAAGAAGAAGAAACTGCTGTAG